Genomic DNA from Leptotrichia wadei:
AAATATATTTATTAAGAAAGATATAAAGTAAATCAGAAATATAAATATTCAAGGAGGAAACAAGAAAATGAAAGTATTAATCGTAGGAGCAGGGGGAAGAGAACATGCAATTGCTTGGAAAATATCTCAAAATGAAAAGGTGGAGAAAATATTTATAGCACCAGGGAATGCGGGAGCTGAGTTGTTACCAAAAGCTGAAAATGTGAATTTATCGAATAATATAGACGAGTATGTTAAATTTGCGAAGGAAAATAATATTGATTTGACATTTGTTGGAAGTGAAGAATTATTGGTAGCAGGGATTGTTGATGAATTTCATAAAAATGGCTTGAAAATCTTTGGGCCTAATAAACAAGCGGCGATTCTTGAAGGAAGCAAGGCTTATTCTAAAGATTTTATGAAAAAATATGGGATAAAAACTGCTGTTTATGAAATTTTTGATAATGCTGAAAAAGCAAAAGAATTTTTGAATAATTGGAAAGATTTCCCTGTAGTTGTAAAAGCTAGTGGTCTTGCGGCTGGGAAAGGTGTAATTATTGCTCAAAATCTTGATGAGGCGATAAAAGCGGTTGATGATATAATGATTGATGAAAAATTTGGAGACGCTGGAAGTCAAGTTGTAATTGAAGAATTTCTGGATGGTGTAGAAGCGTCGATACTTTCATTTACAGATAGTAAAATTATTGTACCATTATTGTCAGCAAAAGATCACAAAAAAATTGGAGAAAATGAAACAGGATTAAACACAGGTGGAATGGGAGTTATAAGTCCTAATCCTTATGTGACAGATGAAGTTTTTGAAAGTTTTAAAAATGACATTATGAATCCGACTTTAAAGGGAATGCAAGCTGAAGGAATGGATTTTGAAGGTGTGATTTTCTTTGGACTAATGATTACGGCAAAAGGTGTTTACTTGCTTGAATACAATATGAGATTAGGAGACCCTGAAACTCAAGCAGTTCTACCATTATTGGAAAATGATTTGTTAGAATTGGTAGAATATTCATTTGACAAAAAATTATCGGAATTAAATGTTACTTGGAAACCACTTCATGCTTGTTGTGTTGTAGGAGCTGCAGAAGGATACCCAGAAAGTTACAAAAAAGGTGATGTTATAACTGGAATTGAAAATGCTACAGATGATGAATTAGTATTTATCGCAGGAGCAAAATTTGAAGATGGAAAATTCAAAACTAATGGTGGAAGGGTATTAAATGCTGTTGCATTTGGAAAAACATTGAATAAGGCTAAGGAAAATGCTTATAAGTTATTGGATAAAATCAAATTTGATGGAATGTATTTTAGAAAAGATATTGGTAGAATTAAGTAAAATAACTAATGAAAAAAACTGTTTTAATTTTAAGACAGTTTTTTGTTTATGAATATATATTGGAAAATTTTATTGTTATTAATACTATTTTTCATTGAGTAGTAGAATGATTACTAAAAATGATGCTAGATTTTCGATTGATTTAAATAAAAAAACAAATTTTAAATTTTTGGTGGATCATTTCAATCTTTGCTATAAAAAATATTGCTTTAATTAGTAAAAATCAATATTTAAAATTAAGTTTAGTAGATTGGAAAATATAATATAAAATATTTAATTTGAAATTTGAAAAATGTGTGATATAATTAGAAAAAATTAGATTAATAAAACTAAAGTTTGGAGGAAGTATTATAACTTTAGGATTTAGAATTTATATTTTTTTCTGATTTCCTAATGTAAAAATATTTATTTTAAATAGCGTTTAGTATAAATAGGTTTTATTATAATAAAAAAATGAAAAAAAGGTGAATACTTTGAATAAGCAGGAATTTAATCAATATAGAAAAGTAAAATTTTACATTGCAGTCTGTTTTTGGATATTTTCATTGTCAATGTTTGCTGTTGGAAGTAAAAAATCAGTTGAAAATAAAAGTAACGAAAAAAAAGTTAGTAGAAATAGAGTTGAGGATGAAGCAGTAAAAATTGATATTATTATCAATAAAAATGATAATAATAATTTTGAAGAAGATAAAGATTTGGAAAAAACTGATGAAGAAGATGGAGATTTGATTTATTTGGATCAGATTCAAGATGAAGAAGAAGAAAAAAAACAGAAAAAGTTGAAAAAAACTAATAGGATTGAACGTTTTATAAAAAAAATAGATGAAAAGGTTAATCCTATTATAAAATTTCAGATATCGAAAAGTTATGGAACGTGGTATTTGATAAAGACGGATGATAATTTGGAAAAAAATTTGAAAAATGTGAGATATGATTTTCTTCAGGAAGAAAACGGATATCATATTATTAAAAGTTATTTTGATCCACAAACTGATAAATGGAATGAAGAAATGCAGAGGGGGTGGATTGAAGAAAATAAGGGGAAAATATATTTGGATATTGAAAAAAAATATTTTAAAAACAATAGGAATGAAATTATATTCTTTGATAAAAATTATCGTTATATGATTATAAGATATTATAATGGAGTTACAAGAGTTCTTTCCCGTTATCCGAATAATAATAAAATTTCATTAGAAGATGAAGAAATGAATGAATTTGAAAAAATTGTAGATAATGAAAGTAATCTTAAAAATCTTAATTATGATGTTAATATGAAGAATATTCGGGAAATTGAGAATGAAAGAAAAAAGGCCGAATTAAAGAGCAAAACAGATGATTTAGAAAGAAGATTAAGTGAAAATCCTGCAAGTGTGTTTCAGATTGACACAATTGGCGCAAAAAGAGAATTTGAGAGAAGACTGAGAAAAGAAGGAATGGCAAAATTTGAAACGAAAGATGGAACTAAAAATGTAGAAGTGATAGAACTTAATGATAAAGATTTAAAAGGAAAAGATTTAAAAGATAAAAATTTAAAGGAGAAAAACTTGAAAAATTCAAATAATGAGAAGTAACAGTAAGGATACAGGAATAAATAAGAGATGTTGAGTATAATAAATAGGTAGTTATTAGGTTGTAATTTTATAAAAAATTAAAGCTTCCTTGTTGAATAAGGATATTTGACAAATTAAAGATAACTTTACTGATATAAATTTAAAATCAAAATATATTATTTTTATTAGTTTTATAAAAATAACTAAAAAATACTGGATATTTAGGAGAAAAATATGAAAAATACACTAAAAATTATTTATGCCATAATATTTTTAATATTATTTATGTGTTTATCGCTTTTTTTTAACTTCTTTTTTGCAAAAAGAGAGTATAAAAATGTTAATATAAATGTAAAAAAGGGAACAAATTTTGTACAAATTTATAAGGATTTAAAATTAAATTATGGAATTATGGATAGAATTTATTTAAAATTAAATGGTGAAAATATAAAATTAAAAGTGGGAACTTATAAATTTAATGGAAAATTTTCAAAATATGAAATTATAAAAAAAATCAAAAATAGTGAAACAAATGGAATAAGACTTACAATTCCTGAAGGATTTACATCAAAACAAGTGTTTGCACGGATGGAAGCACTTGAGTTGGGAAATACAGAGGAAATAAATAAAGTTTTGAGTGAAGTTAATTTTCCATATCCGCATGAAAATAATAATTTTGAAGGATATTTTTATCCTGAAACTTATATTTTTTCTGAAAATGTCACAACAAAGCAAGTTATTAGAACGATTCTTGATGAATTTTTGAAGAAATTTCCACCTGAAAAATATCCAGACAAGAAGAAATTTTATGATGATTTAAAATTGGCTTCTATTGTGGAAGCGGAAGTGCCTGATGAGGCAGATAAGCCTAAAGTTGCTGGAATATTTTTGAAAAGATTGGAAATTGGGATGAAGCTGGAATCGGATGCTACATTAAAATATGAATTGGGAAGACAGGCTACGAGAAATGATTTGAAATCTCAAAATACAGCGTATAATTCATATAAAGTTAAAGGATTGCCTCCAACACCAATTGGAAATCCTCCAATTGAGACTGTTAAGGCTGTGTTAAATGCTCAGAAAACTGATGATTTGTTTTTTTTCACACATAAAGGAAAAACGTATTATTCAAAGACACATGAAGAACATTTGAAAAAACGTCGTGAAAGCGGTCAATTAAAATAAGTAAATTTTTTAAATTTTAATTGTTAAAAAAGTTTTTTGTAGTAAATTTATTATTTAAATAATATAAAAAAAATTGGGAATTGGGAATTAGATTTAATGGAAAAATTAAAAAAAATAGAAAAAAAAATATTGAAGAGAACAATGGAAATTATTGAAAAAAAATTGATTTCTAATGGGGATAAGATTCTTATTGCATTTTCTGGGGGGCCTGATTCAATTTTTCTTTATAATTTTCTAAAGTTTTTAAAAAGTCGAATTTTGATTGAAATTTCGCTTGTTTATGTTAATCATAATTTGCGGATTGATGTTGAGAATGATTTAAAATTTGTAAAGAAGTTTGCAGCTGAAAATAATGTTGATTGTTACATTCAAAGTGTAGATGTGAAAGAATATTCAAAAGAAAATAAGAAATCTGTGGAATTGGCGGCTAGAGAATTACGATATGAAGCGATTGAGAAAGTTCGGAAAAAGATTGGGTATAATAAAATTGCAACAGGTCATAATATGGATGATAATGTGGAAACTTTTGTTTTTCGAATTTTGCGTGGAACGTCGATAACTGGGTTAAAGGGTATTCCAGAAGTACGTGAAAATATAGTAAGACCGATTTTAGGATTTGAAAAAAGTGAAATTTTGTGTTTTTTGAAAAGTCAGAATTGGGAATATTTAGTTGATTATACAAATAATGAAAATGATTATACAAGAAATTTTATTAGAAATAAAATTTTCCCTTTTTTTGAAAGGATCAATCCAAATTTTAAAAGAAAAGTGGAATCTTTGATTGTGGAAATTAACGAGAGAAATTTTGCTGGATTAGAAAAATTTGAAAATGAGAAAAATTTAGAAAAAGAAAATTTTAAAATTTTAAAAAAAAACGGAGTTAATCAGAAGGATGAATTAAGTTTTCTTTTAAAAAAAAATAATGTGCAAATTTCAAGAGAAAAAATTGATCAGATTTTTAAGAGTTTTTTTACTAAGAGTGGAGAATTAAGAGATGCAGGGACAAAAGAATTTTATTTGGGGGAAAATAAAATTTTACAAAATGTATATGGAGAATTAAGAATTATAGAAATTACAAATAAAAATAAGATAAAAAATTTAAGAAGCAATAAAATTGGAATATTATCTGATAAAAACATAATTTTAAAGGAAAATCAAAGTATTAAATGGTATAATTACAAAATAACCCTATATGAAAATATTGAAAATTTTAAAAAGGATGAAAATGCAGAATATGCTATTTTTAAAATTGATGATAGAATAGAAAATGGGGAATTTTTTGTCAGAAATAGAAAAGATGGAGATAGAATTTCTTTGAAAAATTTGGGACATAAAAAAGTGAAGAAAATTTTAATTGATAAAAAAATTCCAAAGGGAGAAAGAGATTTTGTTCCGATTGTAGGAGTTAAGATTTTTGGATCTGAAAATAATTTGCAGTTTTCAAATGATGCTGTAAAATTAGAAAATAGAGATAATAACGAAATGACAGAAATTTTAGCAGTTTCAGATATAAAATTTTCAAAATTTTTGGAAAAGATTCAGGAAAATAAAATAAAAAAATTAGGAAATGAGAGTAAAAGTAAATTATTAATAATTGGGAGGAAAAATGGCAGAAAAAGATAAAAATGATATTAGAAAGCGATTGGAAGAGTTGCGAAAAGATAATAATAGAAAAAATAACAGACAGGATGATGGGAATAAATCTCCATTTTCAGGTTTTCTATTTTTTATTTTTGTAGTGTTGTTATTCACTTTTACGGCAATATTTCATCAAGATATACAAACTTATTTTCAAGCTAAAAAGGAAATTTCCTATACAGAATTTGTAAATAGGACACAAGCGGGGGAATTTTCTGAAATAAGTGAAAAAGACGATAAATTAATTGCACAAGCTCGTGAAAATGGTAAAGATATTCTTTATTTTACAAAGAAAATAACAGATAGAGTTGGAAATGAACCAATTATTATCAATGCGATTGAACGTAAGAAAGTAAAATTAAATTCATTGCAACCGTCAGGAGGAAGTTTCTTTTTGTTACTTCTAGGACAATTTTTACCTATGATTATAATGATTGCAATTATGGTTTATTTGGCTAAAAAAATGGTTGGAGGTTCGCAAGGTGGAGGACCTGGAAATATTTTTGGATTTGGAAAATCGAGAGTCAATAAAATTGATAAAAAGCCTGATGTAAAATTTGATGATGTTGCTGGAGTTGACGGAGCAAAAGAAGAATTACGGGAAGTTGTTGACTTTTTAAAAAATCCTGAAAAATATACAAAGGCTGGAGCAAGGGTGCCAAAAGGTGTACTTTTATTAGGAAGACCTGGGACAGGAAAAACATTACTTGCAAAAGCGGTAGCTGGCGAATCTGGAGCTTCATTCTTTAGCATTTCAGGTTCAGAATTTGTGGAAATGTTTGTTGGAGTTGGAGCTTCACGTGTAAGGGATTTGTTTGAAAAAGCAAAGGAATCTAGTCCGTCAATTATATTTATTGATGAAATTGATGCTATAGGTAGAAGAAGAAGTGTTGGAAAAAATAGCGGAAGTAATGATGAAAGAGAACAAACATTGAATCAGTTGCTTGTTGAAATGGATGGATTTGAAACTGATACAAAAGTTATTGTACTTGCGGCAACAAATAGAGAGGATGTACTTGATCCTGCATTACTACGTGCTGGGCGATTTGACAGACGTGTGACAGTTGATGCACCTGATTTACAAGGACGTATTGCAATATTAAAAGTTCATTCAAGAAATAAAAAACTTGATAAAGATGTAAGACTTGAAGATATTGCTAAAATAACTCCAGGATTTGTTGGAGCTGATTTGGCTAACTTGTTAAATGAAGCGGCTATTTTGGCAGCAAGAAGAGCCAGCGATACAATAAAAATGTCTGATTTGGATGAGGCTGTAGATAAAATTGGAATGGGACTTGGACAAAAAGGTAAAATTATTAAACCCGAAGAGAAGAAACTGTTGGCTTATCATGAAGCTGGACATGCTATTATGACTGAATTGACACCAGAAGCTGATCCTGTTCATAAGGTTACAATAATCCCTAGAGGAGAAGCTGGTGGATTTATGATGCCACTTCCCGAAGAAAAATTAGTAACTACAAGTAAACAGATGTTAGCTGAAATAAAAGTATTATTTGGTGGACGTGCTGCTGAAGAAATCGGATTAGAAGATATAAGTACAGGAGCTTATTCTGATATAAAACGTGCTACAAAAGTTGCAAGAGTTTATGTTGAAAGTGTTGGAATGAGTAAAAAGTTAGGACCAATTAACTTTGAAAATGCAGATGATGAATATTCATTCGCTCCAAATAAAAGTGATGAAACAGTTAGAGAAATTGATCTTGAAATAAGAAAGATTTTAACTGAAGAATATTTAAATACTTTAAATACTTTACAGGATAACTGGAGTAAATTAGAAGAAGTAGTGGCATTATTACTGAAAAAAGAAACTATTACTGGAGATGAAGTTAGAAGAATCATTAAGGGTGAAACAGCTGAACAAATTTTGAAAGAGTATGAAAATTTTGATAAAAAAGACGAAAAATCTCAAAGTTTTGAAACAAAAGAAATTAAAAATAAAGATTCTGAAGTAAAAGACAAAGAGATTCAAAAATCTGAAAGTGAAAGAGCAGTAGAAAATGTTAAGCAGGAATTGGAACTTGAAAATAAAATAGAAAATCAAGTGGAAGAAGATACTAAAAAATTGGAAGAAAAAAATAAAACTGAAAAATTAGCTGAAGCTGTAAGAGAAATTACTGGAAAATCAGACTGGGCATTGGAAGAGGATTTTGATTCAGAAGAAATAGAAAATAACAAAGATAACGAAAACAAAGACAACGATAAAAAAGATAATGACAGTAATAATTCTGATGATTCTTCCGATAACAATGGTAGTTCTGAAAATGGTAAAAATGAGGATAATAAAAATAATGATTCATCGAATGAAACAGGTAATAAGAAAAAGAAAAAGAATAATTTTAAATTACCTAGTTTTATGGAATAAAATGTAAAAATTTTACATATTGGGAAATAACATTGGGAAACTCTGTTATTTCTCTTTTTTTTGTTAAAAATATGTAGTATAATAAAATTGCATAAGGAGGTAACTTAAAAAATGAAAAAAATAATCTTAATAATAGTAATTTTAACGTTAGGGATAGTGAGTTGTTCAAAATCTAGAAAAGAAAATAAAAAAAGTAAAAAGTCAAATATGACAATAATTTCAAAAAAGCCAGATATTTTAAAAATTAGTTATGAAAATTATATGAAGCAGAGAATGGACGATACTAGAAGAGATGTCTTGCCAGTAGATGTAGTTGGTCAAATGCAAGAGGCTTGGAAATCAGAAATTGCAAAACTTTATAATTTACTTTTGGGGGAATTATCTGATAAAGAAAGAGAGAAATTACGTTTGGATCAAAAAGAATGGGAAAAAAAAGTAAATACTGAACCTAAAGAAAAAAAATTGGAAAAAACAGAAAAAAGAGCGATAGAAATGGCAAGAAGATATGATAAAATACATAAAAAATAGAAATTTTTTGAGAATTTATAAAGATTAAAGAGTTTAGATAAAAAATATAAAAATAGGAGATGAGAAAGATGAAAAAAATGTTATTAATGGTAGGATTACTACTTATAGGAGTTAGTACATTTGCAGGAAAATATGAGGACGAATTAACAGAAAGAATGAAAGTGGAGGAGGAAAAAGCTCAGTCTGCTTGGGATAGCGGAGTAAGAGCGGATATGATTAATGCTTCAGTTAACTTAGATGATGAATGGGAAAAGGAATTAGATAAAGTTTATAACTTGATTTTGAAAAAATTATCAGTAAGAGAAAAAGCAAAATTTAAAACTGAACAGCAAAAATGGAAAAAAGATACAGAAATTAAATTGAAAAAAGCATATAATAAATATGTTGAGGAAGAAGGAGAAAGAATGGCTGGAGAATTAGCTGCCAGTGATAGTTTGGAAGCAACAAAAGCTAGAGCTTTAAAATTGGCAAAAATGTATGATAAACTTTCTAAGTAGTATTTGATGATAAAATGAAACAAGAAAAATATTAAAAAATTATAGTAAAGTGGGAAAAAAAATTTGCACTTTTAAAATGATGTGGTATAATACTATTAGTGAGGTATAGGAAGTGAAAAAGTTTTTTTTATTTAAAGGAAACAAAATATTTTTTATTATGATTTCACTGCTTTTCACTCAAGCGATATTTCCAATTACTTTTAAATATGATACTGGAGAGAATCTAGTAACGAAGAAAAAGGAAGAGGATGCAAAGGAAAAGCGGATAAAGTCAGTACTTAATGCAATCCGAAGACATAATAATAAATATGTGCAATTTTATCTTGCAATTGAAAAAAATATCAAAAATCGTAAGAAATTGTTAGAAGAATATATAAATAGACCCGCAGGAGTATATGGAGTAGATTTGGACGAATCATCATTAATTGCTGGAGGAGGAAATGAATTGGTTGATGTGAATTCTCGAAGTGAGGATGGATATACTCCAATTATTGTTGCTATTGAAGCAAAAAATCAGGAAATTTTACAACTTTTGATTGAAAATGGGGCAAATTTATATGAGAGACATCCAGTTTTTAATAGAACAACTGTTGGAACGGCTGCATATTATGAAAATGAAGAAGCAGTAGAAATATTATTAAAAAAAGATTCTAAACTTGCAAACATTGGAAGTACAGTAGATGGATGGACCCCCCTTGAAGATGCAACATTAAAGGCAAATGTGGCAATTGTAAAAATGTTGTTGCAATATGGAGCTAATCCGACAATTACCGATAAGCATGGTGGTACTCCAATGGATATGGCAACAAAGTTTGGAAAGGGAGAGATTGTCAAAATTTTGAGAGATCATATAAAGGCTAATAGAAGTAAGTATTATAAGTAAATTTATTTTTTAATATCTGAAATTTGAATTACAATCAAGTAAATATATTTAACATAAAGATTAAATTCATCAGAAAATTTATACTTACAAATTAAAATTTATTTATAAAAAAATTATATATAGAGGAGAAAAACATGAAAAGAATGACAGGAATTGGTGCTTCTGAAGGAGTATCTATAGGTAAAGTATTACTTTTTATAACAGAGGAAATTGTTGTGCCAGAAACTAAGGATGAAAATTCGACAATTGAAGCTGAACTTGCAAAATTGGAAAATGGATTAAAAAAATCTAAAACTCAGTTAATCGCAATTAGAGAAAAAGTAAAAGAAAAAATGGGAGAAGATAAAGCAGCAATTTTTGATGGTCATATTATGCTTCTTGAAGATGATGATTTGATTACGGAAGTTGAAGATAAAATTAAAGGAGATGGACTTCCGGCTGCAAAAGCATTACACGACGGAATTATTGAATATTGTGATATGATTTCACAATTGGATGATCCATATTTAAGAGAAAGAGCTGCTGATTTGAAAGATATAGGTAAAAGATGGCTTAAAAATTTACTAGGTATGAAAATTCATGACTTAAGTAACTTGGAACCTGGAACAATTGTTGTAACTGAAGATTTGACTCCATCTGATACAGCTCAATTAGATTTGGAAAATTGTATAGGATTTATTACAGAAGTTGGAGGTAAGACAGCTCACTCTGCAATTATGGCAAGATCACTTGAATTACCAGCGATAGTTGGAGTAAAGGGGATTCTTACAGAAGTAAAAGATGGAGAAATTGTTGTTATGGATGGGGAAACAGGGGAATTATATCTTGAGCCATCTGATGAATTGATTAAAGAATATGTTAAAAAACAAGAAGTATTAAAAAAAGAAAAAGAAGAATTGAGAAAATTAATTCATGAAGATGCAGTTACTATTGATGGAAGAAAAGTTGACATTTGGGGAAATATTGGAAGTCCTAATGATGTTGATGCTGTAATCGAATCTGGAGCAACTGGAATTGGATTATACAGAACAGAATTCCTATTTATGAACTCTGATCACTTCCCAACAGAAGAAGAACAATATCAAGCATATAGAGTAGTTGCTGAAAAAATGCAAGGAAAACCTGTAACAATAAGAACAATGGACATTGGTGGAGATAAGGAATTACCATACTTAGACTTGCCAAAAGAATTAAATCCATTCTTGGGATATAGAGCAATCAGAATTTCATTGGAAAATAAAGATATGTTCAAAACTCAATTAAGAGCGATTTTAAGAGCATCTCAATATGGACAAATTAAAATTATGTATCCAATGATAAGTTCAATTAATGAAATTAGAAAAGCAAACGCTATTTTGGAAGAATGTAAAAAAGAACTTGATGAAATTGGAAAAATTTATGATAGAAATATAAAAGTAGGAATAATGGTTGAAACTCCTTCAACAGCTATTGTTGCTTATAAATTTGCAAAAGAAGTTGACTTTTTCTCAATCGGAACAAATGACTTGACGCAATACTTCTTAGCAGTAGATAGAGGAAATGAAATGGTTTCAACTTTATATAATTCATTTAACCCTGCTGTACTAGAAGCTATTCAAAAGGTAATTGATGCTGCACATGGAGCTCACATTAGTGTAAGTATGTGTGGAGAGTTTGCAGGAGATAAGAGAGCTACTAAGTTGCTTTTAGGAATGGGACTTGATTCATTTAGTATGAGCGCTTCATCTGGTTTAACTGTTAAGAAAATAATTAGAAATAGCAGTTATGCTGATGCGCAAAAATTTAGAGATTTAATTTTGCAACAAGATACACCTGAAGATGTTATAGCAAAATTAGTTTAGTTTATATATAAAAAAAGGCTAGTGATATACTTATTAGCCTTTTTGTCTTTATAATTTTGCTTAGTATTAAAATAAAAGATATCAAAATTAAATAATAGAGGAGTGAAGAATATTATGAAAGAAAAAAAAGTTGCAGTATTTTTAACAAATGGATTTGAAGAAATTGAGGCAATAACACCGATTGATTTGCTTCAAAGGGCTGGAATTAACGTGGACACAGTTTCAATTACAAGTGATAATCTTGTAGAAAGTGCAAGAAAAGTGAAAATAATGACGGATAAAGTTATTGGAAAAATTGATTTTTTAGAATACGATATGCTTGTAATGCCTGGTGGACCAGGAACAGAAAATTATTTTAAATCACAGCTTCTTTTGGATAATGTTTTAAAATTTTCAAAAAATATTGAAAATAAAAAGGTTGCTGCTATTTGTGCTGCTCCAACAGTATTAGCAAGTCTTGGAATTTTGAAGGGAAAAAATGCAGTATGCTTTCCAGCTTGCGAAGATGATTTATTAAAGGGAAAGGCAATTTTGAAAAAAGATAGAGCTGTTGTAGATGGAAATATTATAACTAGCAGAAGTGCTGGGACTGCAATGGACTTTTCACTTGCGATTATTAGTGAGCTTTTAGGAAAAGAAGTGGCTGGAAAAATTGCAAAGGAAATTGTGCTTTAAAATAAAAAATAAAAAATTTAAAAAGTTATATGGAAAAAATAAGAAAAGTATGGTAAAATATTTCAGTAATTGTAGAAGTAAAATGATTTGATAATTAATTAGATTACAAATTGCTAATTCAATTGCAATATATGAAAAAATTTGAAATTTTAAAAATATTTAGAAATAAAAATATTAGGAGGGAGGAGTTTATGGAATATCATAAACCTGTGCTGTTTAATGAAGTGATGGAGAATATAATAACAGTTAGGGATGCAGTTTATGTTGACTGTACGCTTGGTGGCGGTGGACATACGCAAGGTATTCTGGAAAAATCTTCTAAAAATTCAAGTGTTATTGCAATTGATCAGGATATGCAGGCTATTGAATTTGCCAAGAAAAGATTGAAAAAATTTGGAAATAAACTTCAGATATTTCAAGATAATTTTAGAAATATTGATATGGCTGTTTATCTTGCAGGATTTGAAAAGGTAGATCGGATATTAATGGATATAGGAGTTTCCTCAAATCAGTTAGATAATGCGAAAAGAGGTTTTTCATACAGGTTTGAGGCAAGACTGGATATGCGGATGGATAGTAATTTAAAAACAAGTGCTTATGAAGTTATCAATGAATTTTCTGAAAAAGAAATTGCAGATATTATTTACAAATATGGTGAAGAGCCAAAATCTCGAAGAATTGCAAAGAAAATTGTAGAATATAGGAAAAACAAGCCTATTGAAACTACAACAGAACTTGCAGATGTTGTTATAAGGTCAATAGGGAAAAGCATGAAGAAACATCCTGCTAAAAGAACATTTCAGGCTATTAGAATTTTTGTGAATAAAGAGCTCGAGGTATTAAGTGAAACATTGGATAAAGCGGTAAAATTGCTTAATAAAAATGGCAGACTTTTGGTAATTACTTTTCATTCTTTGGAAGATAGGATTGTAAAGGAAAAATTTCGTGAATTTGAAGATCCTTGTACTTGTCCAAAGGATATACCGATTTGTGTGTGTAATAAAAAAAGTTTGGGAAAGATAATTACAAGAAAGCCGATTATTGCTAAAACATTAGAATTAGAAGAAAATAATAGGGCACATTCGGCAAAATTGAGAATTTTTGAAAGGAGTGAATAAAGGAAGTATGAATGGTGTATCTAAAAATAAAAAAAT
This window encodes:
- the rsmH gene encoding 16S rRNA (cytosine(1402)-N(4))-methyltransferase RsmH; the protein is MEYHKPVLFNEVMENIITVRDAVYVDCTLGGGGHTQGILEKSSKNSSVIAIDQDMQAIEFAKKRLKKFGNKLQIFQDNFRNIDMAVYLAGFEKVDRILMDIGVSSNQLDNAKRGFSYRFEARLDMRMDSNLKTSAYEVINEFSEKEIADIIYKYGEEPKSRRIAKKIVEYRKNKPIETTTELADVVIRSIGKSMKKHPAKRTFQAIRIFVNKELEVLSETLDKAVKLLNKNGRLLVITFHSLEDRIVKEKFREFEDPCTCPKDIPICVCNKKSLGKIITRKPIIAKTLELEENNRAHSAKLRIFERSE
- a CDS encoding ankyrin repeat domain-containing protein, which codes for MKKFFLFKGNKIFFIMISLLFTQAIFPITFKYDTGENLVTKKKEEDAKEKRIKSVLNAIRRHNNKYVQFYLAIEKNIKNRKKLLEEYINRPAGVYGVDLDESSLIAGGGNELVDVNSRSEDGYTPIIVAIEAKNQEILQLLIENGANLYERHPVFNRTTVGTAAYYENEEAVEILLKKDSKLANIGSTVDGWTPLEDATLKANVAIVKMLLQYGANPTITDKHGGTPMDMATKFGKGEIVKILRDHIKANRSKYYK
- the ptsP gene encoding phosphoenolpyruvate--protein phosphotransferase gives rise to the protein MKRMTGIGASEGVSIGKVLLFITEEIVVPETKDENSTIEAELAKLENGLKKSKTQLIAIREKVKEKMGEDKAAIFDGHIMLLEDDDLITEVEDKIKGDGLPAAKALHDGIIEYCDMISQLDDPYLRERAADLKDIGKRWLKNLLGMKIHDLSNLEPGTIVVTEDLTPSDTAQLDLENCIGFITEVGGKTAHSAIMARSLELPAIVGVKGILTEVKDGEIVVMDGETGELYLEPSDELIKEYVKKQEVLKKEKEELRKLIHEDAVTIDGRKVDIWGNIGSPNDVDAVIESGATGIGLYRTEFLFMNSDHFPTEEEQYQAYRVVAEKMQGKPVTIRTMDIGGDKELPYLDLPKELNPFLGYRAIRISLENKDMFKTQLRAILRASQYGQIKIMYPMISSINEIRKANAILEECKKELDEIGKIYDRNIKVGIMVETPSTAIVAYKFAKEVDFFSIGTNDLTQYFLAVDRGNEMVSTLYNSFNPAVLEAIQKVIDAAHGAHISVSMCGEFAGDKRATKLLLGMGLDSFSMSASSGLTVKKIIRNSSYADAQKFRDLILQQDTPEDVIAKLV
- a CDS encoding DJ-1 family glyoxalase III → MKEKKVAVFLTNGFEEIEAITPIDLLQRAGINVDTVSITSDNLVESARKVKIMTDKVIGKIDFLEYDMLVMPGGPGTENYFKSQLLLDNVLKFSKNIENKKVAAICAAPTVLASLGILKGKNAVCFPACEDDLLKGKAILKKDRAVVDGNIITSRSAGTAMDFSLAIISELLGKEVAGKIAKEIVL
- a CDS encoding lysozyme inhibitor LprI family protein, giving the protein MKKMLLMVGLLLIGVSTFAGKYEDELTERMKVEEEKAQSAWDSGVRADMINASVNLDDEWEKELDKVYNLILKKLSVREKAKFKTEQQKWKKDTEIKLKKAYNKYVEEEGERMAGELAASDSLEATKARALKLAKMYDKLSK